The DNA region TCTTTATTTAGAAACAAATTCAGGTTATTGTGAATGGTTTTCTTTGATATCAccgaaaaataaaataatttatacaaatattgtGCACACTGTATAATGCGTAAGTACTACTAAGCATCGCTAATCTTCTGTTTGCCATGTAACACGACGCGTAGTACTAACAGATTTCTCGGCTTCATGACTTCTAGGATTGTTTGAAGATGTAACTAGTAAAGGAACCGAATTTCCTGAGGTTGAAGCAGTCATTGTAGAAACTCCACAAGGCTTTTCACCAGATATTGATGAAGATGCTCTTGAAAAGAAAGTGACATCGGATTGATTGCTTATGGATAAATGAGGAACGCTAGTTGGTGTGGACTGATTAAGGCTACTTGAACGATCAGATGTTTTTGAAATTTCGTGGATAAAAGATGATAATTGACAGGAAGGTGCTGATGCTGTTTCATGCAAAGCTGAATCTGATGTGGTATTGTTTTTATGGTGACGTGAGTGTCTATGAGACTTAAATCGATCACTTACATCTTTAAATGTACAGCTAGGAAGAAGACAAACCTCTTCACTATTTGATTCTGTATTCCAAGGTAAATAGCATGGATGCCTGATTTCAATACTTTTACGACACACAGGACATTGATCTACACGATCGGCGCATATGCTGCAGCATATTGTATGACCACATGGAAAGAAAACACGTGATATTGGTTGGTCCATACAAACACGACAGAGTGCTACTTCACGCAAAGTTTCCTGGACTATCTCTTGAACTTCCTAAAACAAACGTAATGCACAATAGAGCATATAAACATATGAAGTATTTATTACTGAATTTCacataaaattactataataagcGATGTATTTTCGGAAACCTAACAAAATGCTAAATTAATTGTTActaaattaacaataaaaacaaagacTTCTTTTTATCACTATATCAAGTTCACTGAGGTTGGAAGTAAGGAGTTGAAGGAACAAAAATTGAATCTTTGTTATATAGTATAGAAAATCGAAATCCAATAAAGTAAGAAGACGTTATATTTTGTTGCAGTTAATTATTAATAACATCATACTGATCCGAAGGTATTGTCAGGAATGCGAGAAAAAAAAGATAGCCAGTTAAgaaaatatttacttactttttAGTGGCCTCTTATCTGACTCCCGTTAGATCGTACAAATGATTGCTATTGATAATATACATATCTTCAATCCTCTTATATAGTTATCAACTTAAATCgcattggtgaataacggaattaaatacgagaatggatgtttgaataTGTATGTTTTGTACACTCGTTGatcggaacagacaatcagagaatcgCAGCGAATGAAACGAAGAAGAGAGAGCGAAGTGAAACGAAgggacgcgcagtggagaaggcgtgtgagtCGActtgatttaatcaagcgttaaccaatatttatcgtcgtacaaaataagctacagacatgtgatgggtaggataagatgtacacacGCACACtctcacataaaaacagtcaggattgACAAGTGAACAATTAACAAGGTCAACACGTGACTCAGGAAGAAtgatgaatagattggcctgtccagaaactagaataagtaatatgggcttaacatagtaaccgacactacaacttGAATATACTGCAGACTTTGAATAAAAACGCTGCCCATATAGGTAAGTTATTTAATATAACCGATAGTATATCAGATATATTTTGGTGAATTTATCTTTCCCCTATTAACTTGACAATGAATGAAATTGTGGTTACATATTAGTTAATTGATGTAGACGTTGGTCGATTGCCAAAAGATAACAGTTTTATGTTGGATAGGTGTTACCACATAATTTTGTTGATTACTTTCACTGTCGATATCAATCAAAACAAAAGTATGCAAAATTAGAAAATCTCAGATCAAAATACAACACAATTTATGGTGAATAAACTAAATTATGGATACTTGCTAACAAAACCATACTTAATATGGAAGAAACATTTCACAAACAGTAGGAGAACCAGTTTTAAGTGCTATATTTATTCAAAGTTACCGATAGGCCGACGAAAAAAAGGCGACTTCTGAAGAAAACAGCACATTTTCATTAAAAGAGCATATCCGTATAAAACTCAGATGCATGGAAGTAATCAACAGGAGGCTTCGTAACCATGTTTTGCACAAGTTGGTACTCTTCAAATAAACTTGTTTATAGTCTTAATAAAACTGTTGTTATTTTTAAAGTTTCGAGCCCAGCTCAACCAAAGTCCACGACAAAGATGTTACCACTAAGCGATTCCAAACAGGACTGACAACTTTTAATATAAAAGGTAGTTTGAGGGTGGTTAAGAAAATTATTGAGTGGAATAAGATACTCGACAAGTCAGTACAGAATAATAAGTTAACGGAAAagcaatcaataaaaaaataacccAAACTTATCATTCatcctttttttatattttgccTCAATGAGGCAAATAGACTGACCATAACTGAACTGCTTAAGATATTCAATTACGTTACATCTTTGTTTAAGGTGATAATCACTTAAACTGTACTGACGGAGATCAGCAGAATGTTGGACAAGTGGGTAAtccaataaaatgaataaaacatatttACCTACTGTGTATCACTATAGTTGGTAATGTGAAAATTACTTATACTGtagtatatgctacttatgttgacagatataattggtatgtaacaccaatcagaagcagAATGCCTAAcagtagaaggttgagaagatcgaactGAAGAGGATAGGAATGTAAACCGAGTGTAATTGTAACAACAACAAGAATGGAGGAACGATGGAATTTGGAAGAGATAATTAATGGAAaatgtgcaaatgaagtatttcatattttatgaagacaCTATGCTATTTTTTATTCATCAATACATTAATAACAGTTCATACTTGTAAAGAACGACAAGGCTAATCATGTTTATTGGCTAACAGAAGAAGTACATAAATAACAGACGTTAAGCTTTGAATTCATACGAAATGAATAGACGAATTTAAGGCATGGAAATATGCTTAATATTTAATCATGTATATAGTATATTCTTTTCATGACAATGGATAATATTAAGAATTTTTCTCATTGAATAAATACTAACCGAAAAACACGATTTACAAATAAACTACCCGATCAATACATTTTTTTCTCTGAAAAcgaaaatcaatgaaaatacaAGATCAGgaaattgtcaaggtcattgcTTTTAAAATATCATGCATTGGACGCGTGATTATAATATCCATAGTTATTTGGGAAGAAAAATAGACTAATTACTAGACTATTTGGTTTAAACTAATGAATTAGAAAAATGGATATCCCAAACAAAGTTTATAAGAGGGTAGAAATTAAGGTAAATACAATAGATAAAgctaaaaataattttagtttCATTATATCACGAAAGaaagaaattagaaaattttctttgaatCCTATTAGATAAACAATATTTAACTGGTTATTTGTGTTAGCAACTATTCAGTAAAATATACTTAGTGATGTATTCTTTTAATTAATATTGAGTAAGAAATGAAAGAACACTTAATCAGAGTTGATCAAAGGTAGAGGCTACAAGGTAACAAAAGGATTTTCTTGAAGTAAATTGACTATTTTACCACTGAAATATCTAACTGGACGGTAAATTATATATGAGAAAGGACCATGCACATAGGATAAATAATCAAAAGTCAAGCaaagataaaaaaataatcttTCATTATTCTATGATTATTAGATGACGATTGTCTAAGATGATCAATTGTGAATATAGttcatgtttttaaaaaaaatgtaatttaaacaaactaataaatagttgaatagttgaaatcatgagtcagttaaagctagaccaccatgaaaaatgtGAAAGCACTGAagggccatttcgtcctaaaatggaactcctcagcagtgcgcgtccacaaaactcctttctGAGAATAAATAGTTGAAATATAGATAAGATTTATTTGGCAGCAGAGGATATTGGACAAAGAATTAGTTTATAGATCTTTTAGTATATGTTTAACCATCGTAATAACTTCCttttaataaaaatcattaCAAACAAATTAAGAAAAACTACTAATCATCTTAggtaaatataaataatcagCTAAATTATTTAGTCCAGAAGAATCAACTTTCATGCtttaaaatcaaattaaaataaaatcactCATAATACATAAATTGAAGGTTCATTCGATAATAGCCATTTAATTGAGTAAAATTAGGGATAGAGAAAAAACATtgtgaattaaaaaaaaacaacaaacgaAAACTACATAATACCGACATTTAATAACAATGTTTTCAGTAAACATGTGATATAGCCAAAGGCTGAAAAAAAGAGTAGAAACGAAGTTAGAAAGCTGTAATGCTTTAAgctaaaataattaaattttatagaaCTCAGTACAAGGTCATGTAGTATTCATATTTAAATCTTAAATTTATTGTGAAACCCAGCTACGTGACAGCTGAGTAGCTTAATCCAAGTGGATAGAGTATAATTCAAAAGTATGATCTAATAATGAAGATCTTATTGCTTTTCAAACTAAACCAACATCATCTCCCTAGTGTAACATCAAGATATGTttacttttgaaaaataaaaagaagaCAAAATCCATCTTAGGGTTGTAACCGAGTTTCATAATACAGGAATACAATTATCACAGTCACCACAATACATGTGGATTATTAATAAGTGATTTTAATTCCTATGAATTACGAGTTTAAAATGTGATATTAATGATActaataactaaataaaataattcaatgtatttaaaaactgaaaatgaaattttacaTCATACGTATTATTGAgtcattaaattaaaattagttattaacagttgtttatCACGAGGATGTATGATTTCATTTGTTGAGTTCACTCTctattatgaattattttaatagtaaataatataaaattaagtTTTTAACAACAAGtgaaaacaacatttattaaTGTTAAAAGTTCGATGAGGTGAATGAATTACTAGGtgaaattattaaacattaGAGCCTCAATTTTGAtcagccatatatatatatatatatatatatatatatacatatatatatatatatacagcaaaTGATTGTTGACTAAAAACTGGTAGAATGATTCTATGAGACGGACATCGTCAATATAAAGACTGGAACAGACATACATTGcctcaagttgccatacctaatAACGTGACCAGATGTGAACAACAAATGTGGTGAAATAATGTGGTAGCGATGATTTAAAAAAAGACTAAATATTGGGAATATGATTTGAAAAGATAGAGTGGGAGGGATACTGCAATTCAAGATAGAGAAAAAGATGAAGAATGAATGCATGTGGTTTATTGTGAACAATTCTGGGGTATGTCAGTCAAAGTTTACGATCACTGATTACTGTTATCAAGTGAATTCCAACTAGATAATCTGGATTCACTAACAGGACTTAAAAAGCTAGTCATTACAAAAGTAcacaataatgaataaatagtaGGCAGTTGCAAAACTATAGTATTGATTCTTTTAAGTAACATGGCATTCAAATATGATGCTAGCAAGTACTTCTACTAAAAACACTTCATATTATATGAAACGGTTTAATGTGTCCTTTGAATTGATACAAAATAAAGGGGTAGTTTTATCCATAGATTGTAAAACAAAAGCATCATTCTGGTTTACTTAATTAAATTCACCTTGTTTCTTGTATAATTTATACAAGCTATACACAGAAAGcctaatataaataaacaggAATGCAATGCATTATACATGCTTTTATATGAAATATGATTctctttcatttatttaagtaataatcTACCTAATTTGAAATATTGAATAGTTTCTCATTATTTGGAACTAACTGAACCGCTTAGAAGAGGCTATCACTAGTTCAAAAGAAATCACTTAATCTAAAGAGTTAAACGTAGGCAATTcaactttaaaaataaactcACCTCAACACTAACGACTGATTCAGCCAGGCTTGATGAGTCTTGCTTTCCTCGAGAATCTTCAGTCTTGTGGATAGCTTCTAAGCTACTTGTTGAAATGTtatcaccatgtataacagaattCACAGAGCCACTTAAACTTCTTGTACGTTGTGTTAGACCATGTGATCCACATGTAGGTATAGGATTAGTAGTGTTACTTGTGCAATGATACATATGTCGTCTGGCACGATCATACACTTCCAAAAATGTATATCGGAGATCGAACGCATATTCTTTACCTATTCAATTATGAGATACAAAAGTTTGTAAATTCAATATCAAGAGGTATTGACCAGTCATCAGTATTCTGTCAGTCGGATAAAATTTTTAGAAATGTGTCAACATAAATCAAAACCTGTTAGACTAGAAAAATACAAAGTTCTTAAGTTTGATAGAGTAACAAGTATACTGAGAATTTCAGCTTTTAACATTATTCAACTATATCATCAGTTAACTTATACTCACTATCAATTGAGGGGTAACGGAAAAAAATTCTCGATGTATGCAGAAACTACTAAGTAATGCGTAGTTACAATCACATAAGAGGCTCTCTGATTGTACTCCAATTAACATATAACAGCTATACAACCACTTTTAGGCCGGTTGGTGCTTTATAAccaattaaaattttataaattttcaaTACCCTATGATAATTAAGGAAATTTGATTATAATTCTAGTCAGAGATTTATGATAGTAGTATATACCATAGAATTGAATataacaaatatttttaatgaatttattttagtaACATATGTTAATAAAGTCATAATTAATAGTTTGAGAATGTACTGCATATGACCATAAAATCTTGCAGCGTATTCATGATATCATAAAGATAATTTTGAAGAAAAGCTATTCACTATTAGTTTTAGTGAATATTCAACTGCTAACCAATCATGATGAGAATCGTTCTTACATTGACCAGTAACCTCTAATCAGCGTGAGCTGAAATTCCAGTCATATTTATCTAGTTAGATATGTAAAAAAGGAAATTAATTCACAAaggatttaaaataaatttattctgtACAAAAAAACTGAACCATTAACGTCATGTCACTAAGCTCACTTCATCCTTTTTCAATCGGTCGATAAAGATGCGAGACTAAGTACAAACGTCTACTGGTCCAAGTTAACACGTTTCATGTCACCACAACAAGAGGAGGAATCGATAAGTTAAGAATTAAAATACACGAAATTTAATTCTGAACATCACATGTGCAAGTCGAggaaataaattcaaaaattaAGGATTTAAAGCTGGCAGGTTTCTCAGAATTTAGAAAATGGTTAGgaaatgtttttaatatttcaaaCACTGTTTTCCTTAtgtaataaaaatgtaaatataacTAACCATTATGATCAAACATTGAAGTAAATGATTCTCGCACAGTTTGTTCAATTAAagattgtttaattgaatcacTTTGAAAAAAAGCATGAACTTCAGTAATTGTACGATAAAGGGAATAAGCTAAACGAGTTGATGATAATTGATAATTTTGTCCTTTAACACTGCCATCTTCTTCAAGCAAATTTAAAGTAACAACTCGTGCGCTGTTTGTGATTGTGTGTACTCGACAAAACGGAAagctatttttttaaaaggagAGAAAGCACAAGCATATTATAGTGCAAATATACAATTCATGACAGTATGAATCGATAGTACGTGCGACAGAATAGCATATCTGATGGTAGGTATAACACCTTGATATAACAACCTTCGTATAAGTTAttgttacttatttattcataagttcagacacatacatattggtacaaataGGCATCAAAAAAATATAAGGCCCCCAAATGcactggtatggccgagagtgggttGGGCCCGccctctctctcgaaatgctctcacacggccacgcgtatacagcctctgtcagggaagtcctactcactgcctcctcgcagcggtgttgtttacgaaaatgagaggatgaaaagcgaatgtccggcactttaatcggatcccaaaccaatgatgcacatgggttccagtatcctgcgggaacgaatggcgtatgaaccaatcgctggtCACCTTGAGCATGCGGATGAtagtcttactgtgcgataatgcccaagccatgcaatacgcacttaatcagttggcgatCAGTGTCCGCAGGTACGGTAtgagctttgcaccttcgaagtgcaaagtacttctacaagactggcaggattctaatcttGTATTCACCCtgaatggtgagcagatagaagtagtcgagaagttcgtttACCTAgatagctgcataagtgctggtggtggcgtgagtgatgagatcaatgcacgtatagtgaaagccagagcggcttatgccaatctgggtcatctttggcgccttcgtgatgttagtctggctgtaaaaggtcggatctacaacgcgtcggtgagagcagttttgctctatgcttgtgaaacctggcctctctgagttgagggcgttagacgactctctgtgtttgatcatcgttgtctccgaaggattgctgacatccagtggcaacaccatgctAGTAGCAATGccgaggttcggcatcgtgtgttcgggtgcAGAGACGGTAATCCAATTGATGTCACcgtcttgaaacatcgacttcggtggcttggacatgttctacgaatgtcgtcccagagaattccacgtcgtgcattatttgtcgactctgggactggttggaagaagcggagagttGGTCAGTGTATGGAaggaagctgcaaagggctggcttctgttgatCCTTCACGACTCTCTGGCTGAGGtttgagagatggtgctacacagtggctggagacattatcagatatggctcagaatagaagtcagtggcgatcctgctgtaaccttcttttacttcatataaagtggttgtatcttccttaattGAAAGATTTCtcctggttgtacctttccgtttcccccattattaccattattacactatcttacactaatctgttcgtcattgttctttttttttgcgCTCGTTACCTTCTTTtgttctcttcgaattctcattgctttgtgtggcgcatatatatttggtgctcccttgtaccaatatttatgtgttcaaataaataaataaatataagccGCATAATAAAAGTGAGATTGTGGAGAGACAGACAAAGGAAGGTGAGTGTAACAAGAAAAATGCAACCAAAATGAATAGTAATTGGTGAATGAGggtgaaaataattattataataatgggAAGAGTGGTTCAGTTAAGAAAAATGTAATGCAGAAAGGAGTGATTTAATTTGGATAGAgctttgttctttgagctggatggtttggtcgtggagctttcattgttcttcttaacgacattatcagcacaaaatACAAGTTTATGCTGATCATGTTGTTCAGAaggacaatgaaagcttcaagaccaaaccatctagctcagaagAGAAAACTACATCAAAATCATTCGCCTGGGCTACAAGTCTCCTCCATCATCTCAAAGATTGATTTGATTGAAGGACTTCCTCCCACTTACATAAATAAAGTAAAAGGAAATTACAGCAGGACCGCCACTGGCTCCTATTTTGAGCTATGTCTGATAACATctcaagccactgtgttgcattGTCTCTTGGACACCCAATcaaggagtcgtgaaggaccaacagatgATATTCCTGTGCAGTTTTCCTTCATAACACAGTACCATATCATAAATTgatcacctctccgctttttccaactagTCCCAAGAGCCGGAGAATAACCCACGTTGTGGAGCTTGctaggacgacattcgtaggacaTGTCCAAGCCTTTGAGGTCGGTAATTCAACATGGTGATGCCACTTAAAATGTCGACACTGTGCCCTAATACACATTGTCGAACCTCTGTATTACTaatatggtgttgccactggatgtcggcAATCATTAGGAGTTAACAATGATCAAATATGGACAGGCTAGAATTCCTAAGCATAGAGAACTGCTTTCCCTGACGCTCTTTAAatccggccttttacagccagactaataCCACGAAGGTGCCAAGGTTGGGACAGATTGGTATGAGCCTCTTTGGCCTTCACTACACGTGAATTGGTCTCGTCACTCACACCACTGCTAGAACGTACACTGATACCTAGATACATGAACTTCTCGACTGCTTCTATCTGCTTACTACCAAGGGTTAATGCAAACACAGGCTACTGAAAtgtttgtaaaagtactttacGGTTAGAGGGTGCAGAGAACATGCGATACCTACGAACACAGATTGCCGAGTGAATAAGTGCAAATTGCATGGCTTGAGTATCATCGCACAGTAAGGAAATaacatccgcatactcaaggtccaAAAATCTTTCTCCAGGTAGCACATCTACACTACCATTGTCGATTTCCGTCAGAGCTGTTTTCAAAACGTCAACTAATGGTAAGGTTGAACAGGAATGATGAGACTGGGCAACCTGCTTAACCCCATTGCTTGGATAAAAAAATAGAGAGAGacggttgtatgccctcactttgACTAAGGTATTTGCATTTATGGCCCTCAAAATGTTAATAAGCTTCTTgagcacacccttcttcaatagacaatcccagaggaCAGTCCTGTCCAAGGAAGTGAAGGTCACCTTGATATCAAGAAACACAACGATTGTCGGCCTACATTTATCGAAGAGCGAAGACTattacatcctcgaccagaacgaaaactaATCTTTCCCGGGTTTTGAACAGTATGCGAAGTCTGATGGTAGCCAATAATTTGGATGCAATCGGGAGTAGACTTATACCCCGATAGTTGTTGTTTAGGCTACAAAAATAAAACGTTGAATAGTATTTTGCCTTGTGTTACTCAAACTCACTAGGGCCTTTAATGACTGGATTGGAGTGATTGTATCAAACAATTGTTTGTGGTTCAATTTATTCCGACCAAAAGCTTAAAATGTAATGTTGTTTATGAACTACTTATTTGGACCAGTAGTATATCTCTTTAGTTCAAGATGGATCCTAATCGATGATTTCATTCTTGTAGCCTCAATAGGATGAATTTTAGCAAATATTCATCTCTAGTATTACATATGTCGATCACAGATCAACTAATTTTGAAAAATACTAAATTCTCAATTTGTAAATTATTCACAAAATCTAAAGAACCCATAGGATTTGGAACCCATCTTAAGAAAATTGAAGGTTTCCATAACAAGCAAAATTATGGACATAAAAAGGGATATATTTACCTATTTGGAAGG from Schistosoma haematobium chromosome ZW, whole genome shotgun sequence includes:
- a CDS encoding hypothetical protein (EggNog:ENOG410VDVX~COG:Z), whose amino-acid sequence is MALQNLHELYNNKRHPSRNGDSGRNSTTLMCYVTLASSQVYQVEVDHKAECQEVIDKICKLIGITEEASYFGILLAGSRNELFWLNSRNRLSRQIPGSPPYHLYFRVKYFVQPSTLQLEETRHQFYTNVVYHLKNGSWDADTTLETQSQLIALMAYIQFGNYNPNTTPCKYACFWPECRNEIPPEAIRMAAAFHKDLKDITASHAKYELLSIVSREFPSYGTYFYDVKNIFDRKLLLGVGPSDIVLCNSTGGVIDRFPFCRVHTITNSARVVTLNLLEEDGSVKGQNYQLSSTRLAYSLYRTITEVHAFFQSDSIKQSLIEQTVRESFTSMFDHNGKEYAFDLRYTFLEVYDRARRHMYHCTSNTTNPIPTCGSHGLTQRTRSLSGSVNSVIHGDNISTSSLEAIHKTEDSRGKQDSSSLAESVVSVEEVQEIVQETLREVALCRVCMDQPISRVFFPCGHTICCSICADRVDQCPVCRKSIEIRHPCYLPWNTESNSEEVCLLPSCTFKDVSDRFKSHRHSRHHKNNTTSDSALHETASAPSCQLSSFIHEISKTSDRSSSLNQSTPTSVPHLSISNQSDVTFFSRASSSISGEKPCGVSTMTASTSGNSVPLLVTSSNNPRSHEAEKSVSTTRRVTWQTED